In Nocardioides dokdonensis FR1436, the following are encoded in one genomic region:
- a CDS encoding Zn-ribbon domain-containing OB-fold protein — protein sequence MPRTLSAPVTVAFDYTRSTGPVLGRFFTGLRDGVLVAGRTTDGEVVVPPPEYDPVTHEPTTEFVEVSPVGSVTSWTWVSEPVAGQPFDRPFAFALVLLDGATRPFLHALDVASPAEVTTGMRVQVRWRAERTGSITDIEAFEPAADGDGDGDERADGVPGTPRTTLDPVTRIVTPVALDYTYAASPEESAFYRGLAEGRILGQRCPTCAKVYVPPRSACPADGTPTTDEVELAQTGTVTTFCIVNVPFLGQRIKPPYVSAYVLLDGADIAFLHLILEVPAEEVRMGMRVEAVWKPREEWGTTIENISHFKPTGEPDAAYDTYSQHL from the coding sequence ATGCCCCGCACCCTCTCCGCCCCGGTCACCGTCGCGTTCGACTACACCCGGTCGACCGGGCCCGTGCTGGGCCGCTTCTTCACCGGCCTCCGCGACGGTGTCCTGGTCGCCGGCCGCACCACTGACGGCGAGGTCGTCGTCCCGCCGCCGGAGTACGACCCGGTGACCCACGAGCCCACCACCGAGTTCGTGGAGGTCTCCCCCGTCGGCAGCGTGACGAGCTGGACGTGGGTCTCCGAGCCGGTGGCCGGCCAGCCCTTCGACCGCCCGTTCGCCTTCGCCCTGGTCCTGCTCGACGGGGCCACCAGGCCGTTCCTGCACGCGCTCGACGTCGCCTCGCCCGCCGAGGTCACCACGGGCATGCGGGTGCAGGTGCGCTGGCGCGCCGAGCGGACCGGCTCGATCACCGACATCGAGGCCTTCGAGCCCGCAGCCGACGGCGACGGCGACGGCGACGAACGAGCCGACGGCGTCCCGGGCACGCCGCGCACCACGCTCGACCCCGTCACCCGGATCGTGACGCCTGTCGCCCTCGACTACACCTACGCCGCCTCGCCGGAGGAGTCCGCGTTCTACCGCGGCCTGGCCGAGGGCCGGATCCTGGGCCAGCGCTGCCCCACCTGCGCCAAGGTCTACGTGCCGCCGCGCAGCGCCTGCCCGGCCGACGGCACCCCGACCACCGACGAGGTCGAGCTGGCGCAGACCGGCACCGTGACGACCTTCTGCATCGTCAACGTCCCCTTCCTGGGCCAGCGCATCAAGCCGCCCTACGTGTCGGCGTACGTGCTCCTCGACGGCGCCGACATCGCCTTCCTGCACCTCATCCTGGAGGTCCCGGCCGAGGAGGTCCGGATGGGCATGCGGGTGGAGGCGGTCTGGAAGCCCCGCGAGGAGTGGGGCACCACGATCGAGAACATCAGCCACTTCAAGCCCACCGGCGAGCCGGACGCGGCGTACGACACCTACAGCCAGCACCTCTGA
- a CDS encoding crotonase/enoyl-CoA hydratase family protein produces the protein MTADPSTSTPSDPAAEQPHCLVEQVGHTLVVTMNRPASRNALSGEMLAIMEDAWDRVNTDDEIRVCILTGAGGYFCAGADLKSMSRKAPSESFESGEYDPTRIKGLLKGFRLTKPLVAAVEGPAIAGGTEILQGTDIRVAGESAKFGVSEARWSLYPMGGSAVRLARQIPYTVAAELLLTGRTLGAAEAKEIGLIGQVVPDGEALARAHEIAERISANGPVAVQAILRTLRDSEGKHEDDCWADDARVGAAVFASDDAKEGPRAFAEKRAPRFTGR, from the coding sequence ATGACCGCAGACCCGTCGACCTCGACCCCCTCGGACCCCGCTGCGGAGCAGCCGCACTGCCTCGTGGAGCAGGTCGGGCACACGCTGGTGGTGACCATGAACCGGCCTGCGTCGCGCAACGCGTTGTCGGGCGAGATGCTCGCGATCATGGAGGACGCCTGGGACCGGGTGAACACCGATGACGAGATCCGCGTGTGCATCCTCACCGGGGCCGGCGGCTACTTCTGCGCCGGGGCGGACCTGAAGTCGATGTCGAGGAAGGCGCCCTCCGAGAGCTTCGAGTCGGGCGAGTACGACCCCACGCGGATCAAGGGGCTGCTCAAGGGCTTCCGGCTGACCAAGCCGCTGGTCGCAGCGGTGGAGGGACCCGCGATCGCGGGCGGCACCGAGATCCTGCAGGGCACCGACATCCGCGTCGCGGGCGAGTCCGCGAAGTTCGGGGTCTCCGAGGCCCGCTGGTCGCTCTACCCGATGGGCGGCTCGGCGGTCCGTCTGGCACGCCAGATCCCCTACACCGTGGCCGCCGAGCTGCTGCTCACCGGTCGCACCCTCGGCGCCGCCGAGGCCAAGGAGATCGGACTCATCGGCCAGGTCGTCCCCGACGGCGAGGCGCTGGCCAGGGCCCACGAGATCGCCGAGCGGATCAGCGCCAACGGACCGGTGGCCGTGCAGGCCATCCTCCGGACGTTGCGCGACTCCGAGGGCAAGCACGAGGACGACTGCTGGGCCGACGACGCCCGCGTCGGTGCTGCCGTCTTCGCCTCCGACGACGCCAAGGAGGGGCCGCGCGCCTTCGCCGAGAAGCGCGCGCCCCGCTTCACCGGTCGCTGA
- a CDS encoding NAD(P)H-dependent flavin oxidoreductase, whose amino-acid sequence MRTPLCDVFGIEHPIFAFTPSEHVAAAVSRAGGLGVLGCVRFNDPAELDRTLTWLDDHTDGKPYGVDIVMPMKVPTEGTSVDLGSRIPEEHRRFVDETLLRLGVPPLAEGEGREGVLGWLHSVARSHLDIALAHRPVLIANALGSPPVDVIEQCHAHGVQVAALAGAAKHALSHVANGVDIIIAQGYEAGGHTGEIASMVLTPDIVDAVGPDVPVLGAGGIGSGRQVAASLALGAQGVWTGSIWLGTEEYRSLTGSSGWEAAFTRATSSDTVRTRVYTGKPARLLKTRWTEAWAEEGAPDPLPMPLQNLLVADAHNRINASGDPDVIAMPVGQIVGRMNEVRPVADVMADLVEEFGRAVSSLDRIRG is encoded by the coding sequence GTGCGCACCCCGCTCTGCGACGTGTTCGGCATCGAGCACCCGATCTTCGCCTTCACCCCCTCGGAGCACGTCGCCGCTGCGGTGTCGCGCGCCGGGGGTCTCGGGGTGCTGGGGTGCGTGCGCTTCAACGACCCGGCCGAGCTCGACCGGACCCTGACCTGGCTCGACGACCACACAGACGGCAAGCCGTACGGCGTCGACATCGTGATGCCGATGAAGGTGCCGACCGAGGGCACCTCGGTCGACCTCGGGTCGCGGATCCCCGAGGAGCACCGTCGCTTCGTCGACGAGACGCTCCTCCGTCTCGGTGTCCCGCCACTGGCGGAGGGGGAGGGGCGCGAGGGCGTGCTGGGCTGGTTGCACTCGGTCGCCCGGTCCCACCTCGACATCGCGCTGGCGCACCGTCCGGTGCTGATCGCCAACGCGCTGGGCTCCCCGCCCGTCGACGTCATCGAGCAGTGCCACGCGCACGGGGTGCAGGTCGCGGCGCTGGCCGGCGCCGCCAAGCACGCCCTGAGCCACGTCGCCAACGGCGTCGACATCATCATCGCCCAGGGCTACGAGGCCGGGGGCCACACCGGCGAGATCGCCAGCATGGTGCTGACCCCCGACATCGTGGACGCCGTCGGCCCGGACGTGCCGGTGCTGGGCGCCGGGGGGATCGGCTCGGGCCGCCAGGTGGCGGCCTCGCTCGCGCTGGGCGCCCAGGGCGTGTGGACCGGGTCGATCTGGCTCGGGACCGAGGAGTACCGCTCGCTGACCGGCAGCTCCGGCTGGGAGGCCGCGTTCACCCGAGCCACCTCCAGCGACACCGTCCGGACGCGCGTCTACACGGGCAAGCCGGCGCGGCTGCTCAAGACCAGGTGGACGGAGGCCTGGGCCGAGGAGGGTGCGCCGGACCCGCTGCCGATGCCGTTGCAGAACCTGCTGGTCGCCGATGCGCACAACCGGATCAACGCCTCGGGCGACCCCGACGTCATCGCCATGCCGGTCGGGCAGATCGTCGGCCGGATGAACGAGGTCCGTCCCGTCGCCGACGTGATGGCCGACCTCGTCGAGGAGTTCGGCCGCGCCGTCTCGTCCCTCGACCGGATCCGGGGCTGA
- a CDS encoding CHAT domain-containing tetratricopeptide repeat protein, whose amino-acid sequence MPDPVPDDPARLLAAVLDRAAELVHRHPRRAERLAVWVDRRAVPDAARAVRARARYVRAQILTERGELDGALRLIADARALWAEDGHALAALRTDLGRMHVLDDLGRHQEAIDVGEHLVTGLEELCVAGADEEPRYLRAHAVKNLGVAYGLVGRHVEALQAYARATAEYAALGKHHETALPLANTGLELLALGRPGEALVAFDQAIEIFEDADDLSFAAQCRGDAAQAHRQLGQVGEALRLLEQARDTLDRLGAATEAVRLRLALAQTHLAVGLWGEARDAASSAATDAARSGLRHDEARARFLLSLCDLAEDRCAPALDELAAARDLFVEVDDRQHLARVALARAEALFRSGRREQARDLAERCVADLEEGGWQVPMVSARLLQADLADDPVEAEARLAGVADLVTRLDLPELSYEHALRTARLLRSRGALDLAVAQLARALAELERAAGALPDYALLTSFRTHRTQAHGELVEVLLERAGPHDVESASRIADDVRARTLADLLARAAGKGPVLAAAGRSLGEAFAELSEQYLAEESGASAHTRQRTQELERRVSSLRTRHLAGVPLPDGSPDQPASRGVQVPTLAYHVSGDDLLVFVHRDDGVLVRRLPAAVGRLHRLLDDLDDQWSRAAIAATHGRVGSAGLARSARATLRALHGLLVEPVEETLVDLGPRLCVVPDGEMGTVPFPALFDGEGHLFERWTITLAPSLLPAGAPVLAVPPAPRVTIVAVPDEDAPGAAGEAHAVGEHHPGAVLLEGLDATVGAFTKSVPGADVVHVACHGLHQPLNPLFSRLRLHDRWMPSAEIVQLDLADALVVLSACQSGTHGRHREPVGLAWAFLAAGAAGAVVCQWHVADAATATVMASLHSGLAAGLPADEALRSAQREAAASELHPYFWGAFALVASPVRGAHGVAGTAV is encoded by the coding sequence GTGCCAGACCCGGTCCCGGACGATCCCGCCCGCCTGCTCGCCGCGGTCCTGGACCGGGCCGCCGAGCTCGTGCACCGACACCCGCGGCGGGCGGAGCGGCTGGCCGTGTGGGTCGACCGGCGCGCCGTTCCGGACGCAGCGCGGGCGGTCCGGGCCCGCGCGAGGTACGTCCGGGCTCAGATCCTCACCGAACGTGGTGAGCTCGACGGTGCGTTGCGGCTCATAGCCGACGCTCGTGCGCTGTGGGCCGAGGACGGGCACGCCCTTGCAGCGCTGCGCACCGACCTCGGTCGCATGCACGTGCTCGACGACCTCGGTCGGCACCAGGAGGCCATCGACGTCGGCGAGCACCTCGTGACCGGCCTGGAGGAGCTGTGCGTGGCAGGGGCGGACGAGGAGCCTCGCTACCTGCGCGCCCACGCGGTCAAGAACCTCGGGGTGGCCTACGGCCTGGTCGGACGCCACGTCGAGGCGCTGCAGGCGTACGCCCGCGCCACCGCCGAGTACGCCGCGCTCGGCAAGCACCACGAGACGGCGCTACCGCTGGCGAACACGGGCCTGGAGCTGCTGGCCCTGGGCAGACCGGGCGAGGCGCTGGTGGCCTTCGACCAGGCCATCGAGATCTTCGAGGACGCCGACGACCTGTCCTTCGCGGCGCAGTGCCGCGGTGACGCCGCCCAGGCGCACCGACAGCTGGGCCAGGTCGGGGAGGCGCTGCGGCTGCTCGAGCAGGCGCGCGACACCCTCGACCGGTTGGGGGCGGCCACCGAGGCCGTGCGGTTGAGGCTCGCGCTCGCACAGACCCACCTCGCGGTGGGGCTCTGGGGCGAGGCACGTGACGCAGCGTCGTCGGCCGCCACCGATGCGGCCCGGTCGGGCCTGCGCCACGACGAGGCGAGAGCCCGCTTCCTGCTGTCGTTGTGCGACCTCGCGGAGGACCGGTGCGCGCCGGCCCTCGACGAGCTCGCGGCGGCGCGGGACCTGTTCGTGGAGGTCGACGACCGGCAGCACCTGGCTCGCGTGGCGTTGGCACGTGCCGAGGCCCTGTTCCGGTCGGGGCGCCGGGAGCAGGCCCGTGACCTGGCGGAGCGGTGCGTCGCAGACCTGGAGGAGGGCGGTTGGCAGGTGCCGATGGTGTCGGCCCGGTTGCTCCAGGCCGACCTCGCCGACGACCCGGTCGAGGCGGAGGCACGTCTGGCCGGGGTCGCCGACCTGGTGACCCGTCTCGACCTCCCCGAGCTCAGCTACGAGCACGCGCTGCGCACCGCACGCCTCCTGCGCTCACGAGGGGCGCTGGACCTCGCCGTCGCCCAGCTGGCCCGTGCCCTGGCCGAGCTGGAGCGCGCCGCGGGGGCGCTGCCCGACTACGCGCTGCTGACGTCCTTCCGCACGCACCGCACCCAGGCCCACGGAGAGCTGGTCGAGGTGCTCCTGGAGCGAGCAGGGCCGCACGACGTCGAGTCCGCGAGCCGCATCGCCGACGACGTACGCGCCCGCACGCTCGCGGACCTGCTCGCGAGGGCCGCGGGCAAGGGCCCGGTGCTCGCCGCGGCAGGTCGGAGCCTGGGGGAGGCCTTCGCCGAGCTGAGCGAGCAGTACCTCGCCGAGGAGTCGGGCGCGTCCGCGCACACGCGTCAGCGGACGCAGGAGCTGGAACGCCGCGTCAGCAGCCTCCGGACGAGGCACCTCGCAGGTGTCCCGCTCCCGGACGGGTCCCCGGACCAGCCCGCGAGCAGGGGCGTCCAGGTGCCCACGCTCGCCTACCACGTCTCGGGGGACGACCTGCTCGTCTTCGTCCACCGGGACGACGGGGTCCTGGTCCGGCGGCTGCCGGCCGCGGTGGGGCGGCTGCACCGCCTGCTCGACGACCTGGACGACCAGTGGAGCCGCGCCGCGATCGCAGCGACCCACGGCAGGGTCGGGTCGGCCGGGTTGGCCCGGTCCGCCAGGGCCACCCTGCGAGCCCTGCACGGCCTGCTGGTGGAGCCGGTCGAGGAGACCCTGGTCGACCTGGGCCCCCGGCTGTGCGTGGTGCCCGACGGTGAGATGGGCACGGTGCCCTTCCCAGCCCTCTTCGACGGCGAGGGCCACCTGTTCGAGCGCTGGACCATCACCCTGGCGCCGAGCCTGCTGCCCGCCGGAGCGCCGGTCCTGGCCGTGCCGCCCGCACCGCGCGTCACGATCGTCGCGGTGCCCGACGAGGACGCGCCGGGTGCCGCCGGGGAGGCGCACGCCGTCGGTGAGCACCACCCCGGCGCGGTCCTGCTGGAAGGTCTCGACGCCACGGTCGGGGCGTTCACGAAGTCGGTGCCCGGCGCCGACGTGGTGCACGTGGCCTGCCACGGGCTGCACCAGCCGCTCAACCCCCTGTTCTCGCGCCTGCGGCTGCACGACCGGTGGATGCCGTCGGCGGAGATCGTCCAGCTCGACCTCGCAGACGCCCTGGTGGTCCTGAGCGCGTGCCAGTCGGGCACCCACGGCCGGCACCGGGAACCGGTCGGGCTGGCCTGGGCCTTCCTCGCCGCCGGAGCGGCCGGCGCCGTGGTCTGCCAGTGGCACGTCGCCGACGCGGCCACCGCCACGGTCATGGCCTCGCTGCACTCGGGTCT
- a CDS encoding acyl-CoA synthetase has translation MAKNIADLFEHAVDIVPENPALKVGDEVATFADLEARANRLAHYLQSQGVKPGQHVGVYAKNSIDHVVTVLAIVKIRAVSINVNYRYVEGELNYLFDNADLVALVHDRTYAPLVATCAPNHERLTTYVALPDITAPDDLSDLSSFGGVTLADAVADQSAERDFAERSPDDLHIIYTGGTTGFPKGVMWRHEDFWRVLGGGIDFYSGAELEEYDQSAQATDPRMVTFPLSPLMHGGAQAGLLMHLFAGHLTILEPRFDAQRTWEIIEKERVQLIFMTGDAMARPLIEEFERQAATGTPYDGSSLFAISSSAAIFSHPIKERWVQAFPDAIFTDSVGASETGFQGMGMQDKGKISTDGPVVALGPRSVVIGEDGALLDMATNVGRTGRLGRGGSVPVGYYKDPVKSAETFIEIDGERYAVPGDFARIETDNRITLLGRGSNCVNTGGEKVFPEEVEMAIKGHPAVYDVLVVGIPDEKFGQAVAAVCELREGASLELDELRDHLREHLSGYKLPRHLTIVDEIPRNATGKAQYVAAKQMITDSSTAPA, from the coding sequence GTGGCCAAGAACATCGCAGACCTCTTCGAGCACGCCGTCGACATCGTCCCCGAGAACCCTGCCCTCAAGGTGGGCGACGAGGTGGCGACCTTCGCAGACCTGGAGGCCCGGGCGAACCGCCTGGCGCACTACCTGCAGAGCCAGGGGGTGAAGCCCGGTCAGCACGTCGGCGTCTACGCCAAGAACTCGATCGACCACGTCGTCACGGTGCTGGCGATCGTCAAGATCCGCGCTGTCAGCATCAACGTCAACTACCGCTACGTCGAGGGCGAGCTGAACTACCTCTTCGACAACGCCGACCTGGTGGCCCTGGTGCACGACCGCACCTACGCGCCCCTGGTGGCGACCTGCGCCCCGAACCACGAGCGGCTGACGACGTACGTCGCGCTGCCCGACATCACCGCTCCCGACGACCTGAGCGACCTGTCGTCCTTCGGCGGCGTGACCCTGGCGGACGCCGTGGCCGACCAGAGCGCCGAGCGCGACTTCGCCGAGCGCAGCCCCGACGACCTCCACATCATCTACACCGGCGGCACCACCGGGTTCCCCAAGGGCGTCATGTGGCGCCACGAGGACTTCTGGCGGGTCCTCGGCGGCGGCATCGACTTCTACTCCGGTGCCGAGCTCGAGGAGTACGACCAGTCGGCGCAGGCCACGGACCCGCGGATGGTCACCTTCCCGCTCAGCCCCCTCATGCACGGTGGCGCGCAGGCCGGCCTGCTCATGCACCTGTTCGCCGGCCACCTCACGATCCTCGAGCCCCGGTTCGACGCCCAGCGCACCTGGGAGATCATCGAGAAGGAGCGGGTGCAGCTCATCTTCATGACCGGTGACGCGATGGCCCGCCCGCTCATCGAGGAGTTCGAGCGCCAGGCCGCCACCGGCACGCCGTACGACGGGTCGAGCCTGTTCGCGATCTCCAGCAGCGCCGCGATCTTCAGCCACCCCATCAAGGAGCGCTGGGTGCAGGCGTTCCCCGACGCGATCTTCACCGACTCGGTGGGCGCCTCGGAGACCGGCTTCCAGGGCATGGGCATGCAGGACAAGGGCAAGATCAGCACCGATGGACCCGTGGTGGCGCTCGGCCCCCGCAGCGTGGTGATCGGCGAGGACGGCGCTCTGCTGGACATGGCGACGAACGTCGGCAGGACCGGGCGCCTGGGCCGTGGCGGCTCCGTGCCTGTCGGCTACTACAAGGACCCCGTGAAGTCGGCGGAGACCTTCATCGAGATCGACGGCGAGCGCTACGCGGTGCCCGGCGACTTCGCCCGCATCGAGACCGACAACCGGATCACCCTGCTGGGCCGCGGCTCCAACTGCGTCAACACCGGCGGCGAGAAGGTCTTCCCCGAGGAGGTCGAGATGGCGATCAAGGGCCACCCGGCCGTGTACGACGTCCTCGTGGTCGGCATCCCGGACGAGAAGTTCGGCCAGGCGGTCGCCGCCGTGTGCGAGCTGCGCGAGGGCGCGTCCCTGGAGCTCGACGAGCTGCGCGACCACCTGCGCGAGCACCTGAGCGGCTACAAGCTGCCCCGGCACCTGACGATCGTCGACGAGATCCCGCGCAACGCCACCGGCAAGGCGCAGTACGTCGCGGCGAAGCAGATGATCACGGACAGCAGCACCGCCCCGGCCTGA
- a CDS encoding LLM class F420-dependent oxidoreductase produces MKLGLQLGYWGAQPPVHHAEIVRAADESGFDAIFTAEAWGSDAFTPLAWWGRETTNVRLGTSIVQMSGRTPTSIAMHALTLDHLSGGRMVLGMGVSGPQVVEGWYGVPFAKPLARTREVVDIIRQVLRREGPVTNAGPHYPLPYGGEGSVGLGKPLKSITHPLRDDLPIWLGAEGPKNVAQTAEIADGWIPIFYTPKSAGMYQPWLDEGFARPGARRTRETFEIAATCHFQVVADAAEKQVVVDAMKPVVALYMGGMGAKEANFHNQVFVRMGYESLAAEVQELYLAGKKDQATALIPDDLVDDMHIIGTAGEVKERVAQWEETGVSTLMLSLHTPEEVRAVAELLG; encoded by the coding sequence ATGAAGTTGGGACTGCAGCTGGGTTACTGGGGCGCACAGCCGCCCGTCCACCACGCCGAGATCGTCCGGGCCGCCGACGAGTCGGGCTTCGATGCGATCTTCACCGCCGAGGCGTGGGGCTCCGACGCGTTCACCCCGCTCGCCTGGTGGGGTCGGGAGACGACCAACGTCCGGCTGGGCACCTCGATCGTGCAGATGTCGGGGCGCACGCCCACCTCGATCGCCATGCACGCCCTCACGCTGGACCACCTCAGCGGCGGTCGGATGGTGCTGGGCATGGGCGTGAGCGGCCCCCAGGTCGTCGAGGGCTGGTACGGCGTGCCCTTCGCGAAGCCGCTGGCTCGCACCCGCGAGGTCGTCGACATCATCCGCCAGGTGCTGCGCCGCGAGGGACCCGTCACCAACGCCGGGCCGCACTACCCGCTGCCCTACGGCGGCGAGGGCTCGGTCGGTCTGGGCAAGCCGCTGAAGTCGATCACCCACCCCCTGCGCGACGACCTGCCGATCTGGCTCGGCGCCGAGGGACCGAAGAACGTCGCCCAGACCGCCGAGATCGCCGACGGCTGGATCCCGATCTTCTACACGCCGAAGTCGGCGGGCATGTACCAGCCCTGGCTCGACGAGGGCTTCGCCCGCCCCGGTGCCCGGCGTACGCGCGAGACCTTCGAGATCGCGGCGACCTGCCACTTCCAGGTCGTCGCCGACGCCGCCGAGAAGCAGGTCGTCGTGGATGCGATGAAGCCCGTGGTGGCGCTCTACATGGGCGGAATGGGCGCGAAGGAGGCGAACTTCCACAACCAGGTCTTCGTCCGGATGGGCTACGAGTCGCTGGCCGCGGAGGTCCAGGAGCTGTACCTGGCCGGCAAGAAGGACCAGGCCACAGCCCTGATCCCCGACGACCTCGTCGACGACATGCACATCATCGGCACGGCCGGTGAGGTCAAGGAGCGGGTGGCCCAGTGGGAGGAGACCGGCGTCAGCACGCTGATGCTCTCGCTGCACACGCCCGAGGAGGTCCGCGCCGTCGCCGAGCTCCTGGGCTGA
- the fadD8 gene encoding fatty-acid--CoA ligase FadD8, translated as MTASVDLLRTGTHNGHLMVAALQRHRDRPVMHLGETALTGGETADRISQYAQAYEALGAGRGTAGALLALNRPEVLFVIGAGQTQGFQRTSLHPLGSLDDHAYVIDDAEITTLTIDPVPMFVERAAALVARCPRLTKVLTLGPVPPELAEVGHDLAEAAAGFEPRRLEAALLPHDHVTTITYTGGTTGRPKGVIGTAQAFATMTQIQLSEWEWPESPRFLMCTPLSHAGAAFFVPVVIKGGTLFVLARFDPAEVLRTIEEQRITATMLVPSMLYALMDHPDSRTRDLSSLETVYYGASAINPVRLKEAVQRFGPIFAQYYGQSEAPMAISYLAKADHVGDDRRLASCGRPAALVRTALLGEDGLPVAPGEPGEICVAGPLLADGYWRLPEETAQTFRDDGWMHTGDVAREDEDGFWYIVDRTKDMIVTGGFNVFPREVEDVVAEHPAIAQVGVIGTPHEKFGEAVTAVVVLREGHELTDEVVTEIQAMVRERKGSVQAPKQVIATDALPLTGLGKPDKKALRATYWTGERSIG; from the coding sequence ATGACCGCCTCAGTCGACCTGCTCCGCACCGGCACCCACAACGGCCACCTGATGGTCGCGGCCCTGCAGCGGCACCGGGACCGGCCCGTGATGCACCTGGGGGAGACCGCCCTCACCGGCGGCGAGACGGCCGACCGCATCAGCCAGTACGCCCAGGCCTACGAGGCGCTCGGCGCCGGCCGGGGGACCGCCGGGGCGCTGCTCGCTCTCAACCGCCCCGAGGTCCTGTTCGTGATCGGGGCGGGACAGACCCAAGGCTTCCAGCGCACCTCGCTGCACCCGCTGGGCTCGCTCGACGACCACGCGTACGTCATCGACGACGCTGAGATCACCACGCTGACCATCGACCCGGTGCCGATGTTCGTCGAGCGGGCCGCGGCCCTCGTCGCCCGCTGTCCGCGCCTGACGAAGGTGCTCACCCTCGGCCCCGTCCCGCCGGAGCTCGCCGAGGTCGGCCACGACCTGGCCGAGGCCGCAGCCGGCTTCGAGCCGCGCCGCCTGGAGGCCGCGCTCCTCCCGCACGACCACGTCACCACGATCACGTACACCGGCGGCACCACCGGGCGTCCCAAGGGCGTCATCGGCACCGCGCAGGCCTTCGCGACCATGACCCAGATCCAGCTCTCGGAGTGGGAGTGGCCGGAGTCGCCGCGCTTCCTGATGTGCACGCCGCTCTCGCACGCCGGGGCGGCCTTCTTCGTGCCGGTGGTGATCAAGGGCGGCACCCTGTTCGTGCTGGCGAGGTTCGACCCGGCCGAGGTGCTGCGCACCATCGAGGAGCAGCGCATCACCGCGACGATGCTGGTGCCCTCGATGCTCTACGCGCTGATGGACCACCCGGACTCCCGCACCCGCGACCTGTCCTCGCTCGAGACCGTCTACTACGGCGCCTCGGCGATCAACCCGGTGCGGCTGAAGGAGGCCGTCCAACGGTTCGGCCCGATCTTCGCGCAGTACTACGGCCAGTCCGAGGCCCCGATGGCGATCAGCTACCTCGCCAAGGCCGACCACGTCGGCGACGACCGGCGGCTGGCCTCCTGCGGGCGCCCCGCGGCGCTCGTGCGCACGGCGCTGCTGGGTGAGGACGGCCTGCCCGTCGCGCCCGGTGAGCCGGGGGAGATCTGCGTGGCCGGACCGCTGCTGGCCGACGGCTACTGGAGGCTGCCGGAGGAGACGGCGCAGACCTTCAGGGACGACGGCTGGATGCACACCGGTGACGTGGCCCGCGAGGACGAGGACGGGTTCTGGTACATCGTCGACCGCACCAAGGACATGATCGTGACGGGCGGGTTCAACGTGTTCCCGCGCGAGGTCGAGGACGTCGTCGCAGAGCACCCGGCCATCGCCCAGGTCGGGGTCATCGGCACCCCGCACGAGAAGTTCGGCGAGGCCGTCACCGCCGTCGTGGTGCTGCGCGAGGGCCACGAGCTCACCGACGAGGTCGTCACCGAGATCCAGGCCATGGTCAGGGAGCGCAAGGGGTCGGTCCAGGCGCCCAAGCAGGTGATCGCCACTGACGCCCTGCCGCTCACCGGGCTCGGCAAGCCGGACAAGAAGGCCCTGCGTGCGACCTACTGGACGGGGGAGCGCTCCATCGGCTGA